A stretch of Hoplias malabaricus isolate fHopMal1 chromosome 10, fHopMal1.hap1, whole genome shotgun sequence DNA encodes these proteins:
- the zgc:66448 gene encoding uncharacterized protein zgc:66448 encodes MAALRAREENAAESHLDNREPDRGDELRASSNGAVEPESESCERVKETSGYCSPLSDINSPLNSDSPNSRLHTESKHSGRVLHNRSPPREAENDCSKLSKENEGHETSQVKKQCHTADDLSFDAEQNIEERGPLGEDDEEEYTDMSMDMECDEDDREEEMGMGEEEGADERKEEAEGGRAGEEEEGREEEEEETDVAVKQKKSRMECRDCGKKFTRRETYNLHRHFHMHQDEQASLTCKECGLTFQHRSSLIKHRTEHKRIGLQHPELASRKQRRRVFKEEEEMLFDCYHCNKRFSSLVRYRLHACQQNLEKPYRCPLCRRDFQYRVSINAHMQSHSLDSPYRCLECNKGFQCAVTLNIHQRSHAALKPYECPDCGMVFRHRSFMDDHRRKHTEERPHQCKICGKNFKYSSLLQQHQFLHTGQKPYRCSECGKRFAFAQNMRAHCRQHKSNSVCVRTVSRITNHDVAYATDLGSVEKENTNHDAEKQRNCPLCPRMFYKAADLREHMLIHEVEYENLSKKADQVHACPYCPLKFMDESTLQSHKLTHEVTSAPLKREVLSVAREGSTENMVGGGGEWGDLMDKKPLKCRDCGKCFRYRSVLELHMRIHNKGYQCHICKKSFRFSSYLQQHLIIHSGKKPYKCPDCGKDFAFLQNMKTHQRLHQQKPFRCTQCRKGYSDESQLQRHMLSHSGEKPHKCHLCDKSFGLAYLLRDHLNTHTGERPHRCQECHKSFPWLSSLLVHQKIHARKRQALNQSYSFFAASQRGRTRGRGRRNFRWISSWPRMGGDIDRTMPVQQAPFPGQILQGTVLPNIGQQASISDTDVLEMRSQQSLQSWQNENQARPVNLQQQWQIHIKPQLQQHDMKQQWQTGVHLKPILPKLEGIPKLAHPQQQQHNPPWADAVLSAQAGPGSKLHLENRTTQDNVADLACNMSFSPAPLQVLNEQEQKKPPFWASSPISTSKSPSNADESSGDMKTCSPVTKSTNSPDKWSVSSDAIQQKSELSSAKDKISLALKTSACSLEANSESNKIKIANDQSHGQRLSGLASSSISAQEEQTTDETNSKPWSFKSALEMPKSLNVQHKLAQERESQLHLMQHDSQQQLQLVLPPPPQIQLLQQTLQQLQQEQPQQQLHLLQQQQFHQSRQQQNPVPSVWEGAPQPNQVGTISIQFGGTRFAPGPGNTVWGFQTTPVVSPALLNGPIPQGPVRAQQQAPVVSGPQILLNQTSPFISPPLPLPSPLSLPGSHPIHTVASQAPQGIFFTPQGMVTERPVIPQALASPHLTQQTGPDRRFHCLVCGCTLPGELELQVHYMQHAQGEI; translated from the exons ATGGCCGCTTTACGAGCTCGAGAAGAAAATGCAGCAGAAAGCCACCTAGATAACAGAGAACCTGACAGGGGAGATGAGCTCAGGGCTTCATCCAACGGAGCTGTTGAGCCGGAGTCCGAGTCgtgtgaaagagtgaaagaaaccAGCGGTTACTGCAGCCCTTTATCTGACATCAATTCCCCTCTCAACTCTGACTCTCCAAACTCTCGACTTCACACTGAATCTAAACACTCCGGACGGGTGCTACATAACAGATCTCCGCCGCGTGAGGCAGAGAATGACTGCAGTaaactgtccaaagaaaacgaGG GGCATGAAACAAGCCAAGTGAAAAAGCAGTGCCATACTGCAGATGATCTGAGTTTTGATGCTGAGCAAAATATAGAAGAGAGAGGCCCACTGGGAGAAGATGACGAAGAagaatacacagatatgagtatGGATATGGAGTGTGATGAAGATGATAGGGAAGAAGAAATGGGAATGGGAGAAGAGGAAGGAGCAGATGAGAGGAAAGAAGAGGCTGAAGGAGGCAGGgcaggagaagaagaagagggtcgtgaggaagaggaggaggagacagatgTTGCggtaaagcagaaaaaaagtcGTATGGAATGCCGTGATTGCGGCAAGAAATTCACTCGACGAGAGACATACAACCTGCATCGCCACTTTCACATGCATCAAGATGAGCAGGCCTCTCTCACCTGCAAAGAATGCGGCCTCACCTTTCAGCATCGCAGCAGCCTCATCAAGCACCGCACTGAACACAAACGGATTGGTCTTCAACATCCAGAGTTGGCCTCACGAAAACAAAGGCGTAGAGTgtttaaagaagaagaagaaatgttGTTTGATTGCTACCATTGCAATAAACGATTTTCGTCTCTGGTCCGATACAGACTTCATGCTTGTCAGCAAAACTTGGAGAAGCCTTATCGCTGCCCACTGTGTCGTAGAGATTTCCAATACAGAGTGTCCATCAATGCTCACATGCAGAGCCATTCGTTAGATAGTCCTTACCGGTGCCTTGAGTGTAACAAGGGCTTTCAGTGTGCAGTGACTCTAAACATTCATCAGCGCTCCCATGCTGCCCTCAAACCCTATGAATGCCCTGACTGTGGTATGGTCTTTAGGCACCGCTCTTTTATGGATGACCACCGGCGTAAGCATACAGAAGAAAGACCTCATCAGTGCAAGATATGTGGCAAAAATTTCAAATACAGTAGCCTTTTGCAACAGCATCAGTTCTTGCACACTGGCCAGAAGCCATACCGGTGCTCAGAATGTGGGAAGAGATTCGCATTTGCACAAAACATGCGTGCACACTGTCGCCAGCATAAGAGTAACTCAGTCTGTGTTCGTACAGTTTCAAGAATTACAAATCATGATGTGGCCTATGCTACTGATTTAGGATCGGTagagaaagagaacacaaaCCATGATGCTGAGAAACAGCGCAACTGTCCTCTTTGTCCTCGGATGTTTTACAAAGCAGCTGACCTTAGGGAACACATGTTAATACATGAGGTAGAATATGAAAATCTGAGCAAAAAAGCTGATCAGGTTCATGCTTGCCCATATTGTCCACTTAAATTTATGGATGAATCCACCTTACAGTCCCATAAGTTAACTCATGAAGTTACTTCAGCACCTTTGAAGAGGGAAGTTCTCAGTGTAGCAAGGGAAGGTAGTACTGAAAACATggtaggaggaggaggggaatGGGGTGATTTAATGGACAAGAAACCTCTGAAATGCAGAGATTGTGGGAAGTGCTTTCGTTACCGTTCTGTTTTAGAACTTCACATGCGCATACACAACAAGGGATACcagtgccacatttgtaaaaaGTCATTTAGATTTAGCAGCTACTTGCAACAGCACTTAATTATTCATTCTGGGAAGAAGCCATATAAGTGCCCAGACTGTGGTAAGGACTTTGCATTTCTTCAAAATATGAAAACTCATCAGAGACTGCACCAACAGAAGCCTTTCCGCTGTACACAGTGCCGTAAGGGGTACAGTGATGAGAGTCAACTGCAGCGTCACATGCTTTCTCACTCAGGTGAGAAGCCCCACAAGTGCCACCTCTGTGATAAGAGTTTTGGTTTAGCTTACTTGCTTCGTGACCACCTGAACACTCACACTGGGGAGAGGCCCCACCGTTGCCAAGAATGTCATAAATCATTCCCCTGGCTCAGCAGTCTCCTCGTCCATCAGAAGATTCATGCTCGCAAGCGTCAAGCTTTGAACCAGTCTTACTCTTTCTTTGCTGCCTCCCAAAGAGGGAGGACAAGGGGCAGGGGAAGGAGAAATTTTCGGTGGATTTCAAGCTGGCCAAGGATGGGGGGAGATATTGATAGGACAATGCCGGTGCAACAGGCTCCTTTTCCTGGTCAAATTTTGCAGGGAACAGTGCTGCCAAACATAGGGCAGCAGGCTTCCATCAGTGATACAGATGTACTTGAGATGAGATCCCAGCAGTCATTACAGTCATGGCAAAATGAGAACCAGGCTCGGCCTGTAAATTTGCAACAACAATGGCAAATACACATTAAGCCTCAACTACAGCAGCATGACATGAAGCAACAGTGGCAAACAGGAGTGCATCTGAAACCTATATTGCCAAAACTGGAGGGTATACCAAAACTTGCACATCCACAGCAACAACAGCATAATCCTCCCTGGGCTGATGCTGTGCTGTCGGCTCAAGCTGGTCCAGGTTCCAAGCTGCATCTAGAGAACAGAACAACACAAGATAATGTTGCAGATTTGGCATGTAATATGTCCTTTAGTCCTGCTCCATTACAGGTGCTGAATGAACAAGAACAAAAGAAGCCTCCTTTCTGGGCAAGCTCACCAATATCAACTTCAAAATCACCATCCAATGCAGATGAATCATCAGGGGACATGAAAACATGTTCACCAGTGACAAAATCTACAAATTCCCCAGACAAATGGTCAGTTTCTTCGGATGCAATTCAGCAAAAGTCTGAACTTTCATCAGCAAAGGATAAAATTTCTCTTGCCTTAAAAACATCAGCTTGCTCACTGGAGGCAAACAGTGAAtccaataaaattaaaattgcaAATGACCAGTCACATGGACAAAGGTTGTCTGGTCTTGCCAGTTCATCAATTAGTGCACAAGAGGAGCAAACTACAGATGAGACCAATAGTAAGCCTTGGAGTTTTAAATCTGCACTAGAAATGCCTAAATCTTTGAACGTACAACATAAACTTGCACAGGAACGTGAGTCCCAACTGCATTTAATGCAGCATGATTCACAACAGCAATTGCAGCTGGTCCTGCCACCCCCACCACAAATCCAGCTTCTTCAGCAAACGTTGCAGCAACTACAGCAGgaacagccacagcaacagtTACATCTTCTTCAACAACAGCAATTTCATCAGTCACGGCAACAACAGAATCCTGTGCCTTCTGTCTGGGAAGGTGCGCCTCAACCAAACCAGGTGGGAACAATCAGTATTCAGTTTGGGGGAACTCGGTTTGCTCCAGGGCCTGGAAATACAGTATGGGGCTTCCAGACGACTCCAGTTGTTTCCCCGGCTCTATTAAATGGACCAATCCCGCAAGGGCCTGTGCGGGCTCAGCAGCAAGCGCCTGTGGTTTCGGGCCCTCAGATCCTCCTAAACCAAACCTCTCCATTTATCTCACCACCGCTCCCTCTGCCATCTCCCCTTTCATTGCCTGGTTCTCACCCGATCCATACTGTAGCCAGCCAGGCACCTCAAGGCATCTTCTTCACTCCACAAGGCATGGTGACCGAGAGACCTGTCATACCACAGGCACTTGCCTCACCTCATTTAACGCAACAAACAGGCCCAGATCGCCGTTTCCACTGCTTGGTCTGTGGATGCACATTACCTGGGGAACTAGAATTGCAAGTGCACTACATGCAACATGCACAAGGAGAAATAtga
- the si:ch211-261d7.6 gene encoding zinc finger protein 850: MAAVYSAEQDCLQQANTESVCSELREPVAQEPSQDNEVLSPTNTGFSPGLVVGSPALEAQDQEHQEEEEVNVTLNALVPQIQIKEEEMDDSEYITVHLNVAGDDSDEQTDRNEDCAARGESTDGDWPFRCEDCSEAFQNKEAYLEHRREHTHDGPIVCLDTDSQWDDLLVSTDGGQQTLCCALCGLTFSSSREFFTHQLTHRSKEINQQSIADTGQSFVTQKRFECRDCGETFTSGAQCVNHELSHEQTSKSVFHKLDHLKQSGETQKEVTGNEVTVKTENIPDTVFEQTDDSDKKLYECVCGRSFRTLCGLGTHQRFSTTCSDTRLKEETKRSFDCCECGKAFVSALALSCHQHWHKRREQLLSNGQKFKCKECGRVFTSLTFYNKHQRLAHTKEMPAKSFQQQVVHLQKKAFECPDCGLRFSRSSALQSHQICHTEDFNDIMEKTSKSSLVAQAPKSYLHEQNEADAFDVDNSQIDVLEKDFTIDSQDEDPELTHNGFEVISITASDDSGSESDSYQGQDPDLELVCESDQEEDFSFNISKVAETVSPPPINPEMNVKIVQIDYEDLGKRELVNTTEDMETPPPRESKKYDCPDCDRTFGKAVALRCHMLWHKGGMGRKSVFRRNAGVSPIRRIKCEICGHESFSKAAHYFHLGKHEDRKPYKSIMYQLANLQKNSFKCETCGMQFSRLSALHSHQQHHKSTKKPYACLQCKKSYATPSGLYAHQRVCRGKDGQEEKAGHFNPTKTLLGPKVHHCKKCGKGFWSVGALIHHKQYQCADAGIGSLESSAQTDKRRVKRKRRGRKRGIVNRKTSDESKEEYKCEVCGKSYRMLACFLKHQLIHDANSTPPPVKSFDYQLEQLKKNSYGCPECGKTFSRAMALQFHMKYHGYETGFPAERAQLSSNFGGPQCQTCHVFFDSESALQMHQKHCKEHQVEGQQEKVRKQNVLREDGTFQKQLSAHEKHMEPKKLLRIRPVDLKHTCDDCGRGFSFVGALKIHKRIYCKSNLFKSNSKLPITSQAKFKKYSAKFPFMCPECGRRFSTNAALGMHKKWHKDRRRQRARRSSSNNKISRISKGDKNFACNVCGKCFFYLCVLRQHQKYHTPAEAQPETGHQFITTDSAKSSLSFRDVKESFSSEAHHHASSSDVDDDDAKKLELPTLLGVQLSEEPIKPISPSEHSSTVSFKMIKTKEDKPKMKYQCSHCQKTFVNIRGVRAHKWQKHRRVRGRPPGSAYSGTKPLSCSGCAKRYSSHGALYNHERTCSAFTDEKKQVRPIKTQLVEGLSLLPRPIESAAKCLYKCHKCGKAFPSEAQLHTHKEAARTRPHSCALCCRGYWTESQLQQHLAWHDEVRRRLPTELRYRLNASSVSGPVTKLQASACSIGANYEPQTKISPAANMQSYNHHTSSTNALEQHQVVYADEGPYNCTLCPQTFGEIRDLIDHHQECLGDKERRVSSLPAASQNDDDGLTCIECGISFDQENDLHQHYIEHARGVF, from the exons ATGGCAGCTGTTTATTCTGCAGAGCAGGATTGTCTGCAGCAAGCAAACACTGAGAGTGTATGTTCGGAATTAAGAGAACCCGTGGCGCAAGAGCCGAGCCAGGACAATGAAGTTCTAAGCCCAACAAACACCGGTTTTTCGCCGGGTTTAGTTGTCGGCAGCCCCGCGCTGGAGGCCCAGGACCAAGAACatcaagaagaagaagaggttAACGTTACTCTAAACGCATTGGTGCCGCAAATACAGATAAAAGAAGAGGAAATGGATGACAGTGAATACATAACAGTTCACTTGAATGTGGCTGGGGACGATTCAGACGAGCAAACGGATAGAAATGAGGATTGTGCAGCCAGAGGCGAGAGCACCGATG GGGATTGGCCATTTCGCTGTGAGGATTGCAGTGAGGCATTTCAGAACAAGGAAGCTTACCTTGAGCATCGTCGGGAGCACACCCATGATGGTCCTATAGTCTGCTTGGATACAGATTCACAGTGGGATGATCTTCTGGTGTCAACAGATGGAGGTCAACAGACTTTGTGCTGTGCTCTGTGTGGCCTCACGTTTTCAAGCTCAAGAGAGTTCTTTACCCATCAACTAACACATCGTAGCAAAGAAATTAATCAGCAGTCCATTGCAGATACTGGTCAGAGCTTTGTGACTCAGAAACGTTTTGAATGTAGGGACTGTGGTGAGACATTTACTTCAGGTGCCCAATGTGTTAACCATGAACTTTCCCATGAACAGACCTCTAAGTCTGTTTTTCATAAGTTAGACCATTTAAAGCAAAGTGGTGAAACACAGAAAGAGGTCACAGGTAATGAAGTTACagttaaaactgaaaatatacCTGATACAGTTTTTGAACAGACAGATGATTCTGACAAAAAGCTTTATGAGTGCGTCTGTGGAAGATCTTTTCGCACTCTGTGTGGGCTTGGGACACACCAGAGATTTTCTACCACCTGTTCGGATACTAGGCTAAAGGAGGAAACTAAGCGTTCCTTTGATTGCTGTGAATGTGGTAAGGCCTTTGTTAGTGCTTTGGCTTTGTCGTGTCATCAGCATTGGCATAAAAGACGGGAACAACTTCTTTCTAATGGGCAGAAATTTAAATGTAAGGAATGTGGCAGAGTTTTCACCTCACTTACTTTCTACAATAAACATCAGAGGTTGGCTCACACCAAAGAAATGCCAGCAAAGTCTTTCCAACAACAAGTCGTTCATCTCCAGAAAAAGGCTTTTGAATGTCCGGACTGTGGGCTTAGATTTTCTCGTTCCTCTGCTCTTCAGTCACATCAGATTTGTCATACTGAGGATTTTAATGACATTATGGAGAAGACCTCTAAATCCAGTTTGGTTGCCCAagcacccaaatcatacttgcaTGAGCAAAATGAAGCTGATGCTTTTGATGTGGATAACTCTCAAATTGACGTTTTGGAGAAAGATTTCACCATTGATTCACAAGATGAAGATCCTGAGTTGACACACAATGGTTTTGAAGTAATCAGCATAACAGCATCTGATGACTCTGGAAGTGAAAGTGACTCATATCAAGGTCAAGATCCTGATCTTGAATTGGTTTGTGAATCAGACCAAGAGGAAGATTTTAGTTTTAATATTAGCAAAGTAGCTGAGACAGTCTCTCCTCCACCTATAAATCCAGAGATGAATGTCAAAATTGTACAGATTGACTACGAAGATTTGGGAAAGCGAGAGTTAGTAAACACTACAGAGGACATGGAAACTCCTCCTCCTCGGGAGAGCAAGAAGTATGATTGTCCAGATTGTGATAGAACATTTGGTAAGGCTGTGGCCTTGCGCTGTCACATGTTGTGGCATAAGGGAGGAATGGGTAGAAAATCTGTTTTCCGAAGAAACGCTGGTGTGTCTCCCATCAGAAGAATTAAGTGTGAGATTTGCGGCCATGAAAGTTTCTCCAAGGCTGCTCATTACTTTCATTTGGGAAAACACGAAGACAGGAAACCTTACAAGTCTATCATGTATCAGCTTGCAAATTTGCAGAAGAATAGCTTTAAATGTGAAACATGTGGAATGCAATTTTCTCGGCTCTCTGCTCTGCACTCCCATCAGCAGCATCACAAATCTACAAAGAAACCTTATGCTTGCTTGCAGTGTAAGAAAAGCTATGCAACTCCCAGTGGTCTTTATGCCCATCAAAGGGTTTGCCGTGGTAAGGATGGACAAGAAGAAAAGGCAGGTCATTTTAATCCAACTAAGACGCTTCTGGGTCCTAAAGTTCATCATTGTAAAAAATGTGGGAAAGGGTTTTGGTCTGTAGGAGCCTTGATTCATCACAAACAGTATCAGTGTGCAGATGCTGGCATTGGCAGTTTGGAATCTTCTGCTCAAACCGACAAAAGACGTGTAAAACGCAAGAGACGAGGGCGCAAGAGAGGCATTGTAAATCGCAAGACCAGTGACGAGTCAAAAGAAGAATATAAATGCGAAGTTTGTGGAAAGTCTTACCGCATGCTTGCCTGCTTTCTAAAACATCAGCTTATTCATGATGCTAACAGTACCCCACCCCCTGTAAAATCATTTGACTATCAGCTTGAACAATTAAAAAAGAATTCATATGGTTGTCCAGAATGTGGGAAAACATTCTCTCGTGCTATGGCACTTCAGTTCCATATGAAATATCATGGCTACGAAACTGGTTTTCCAGCAGAAAGGGCACAATTGTCCTCAAATTTTGGTGGTCCTCAGTGCCAAACTTgccatgtgttttttgattctGAGTCTGCATTACAAATGCATCAAAAACACTGCAAGGAGCATCAGGTGGAGGGGCAACAAGAGAAGGTAAGAAAGCAGAATGTACTTCGGGAAGATGGCACTTTTCAAAAACAGTTAAGTGCACATGAGAAGCACATGGAGCCAAAGAAGTTACTCAGAATACGTCCAGTTGATTTGAAACATACCTGTGATGACTGTGGCAGAGGTTTCTCTTTTGTAGGTGCACTTAAAATTCATAAGAGAATTTACTGCAAAAGCAACCTTTTCAAGTCAAATTCCAAACTGCCAATTACTTCCCAAGCAAAATTTAAAAAGTATTCAGCAAAATTTCCCTTCATGTGTCCAGAATGTGGGAGGAGATTTTCGACAAATGCAGCCCTTGGTATGCACAAGAAATGGCATAAAGACAGAAGACGACAAAGGGCCAGACGTTCCTCAAGCAACAATAAAATATCAAGGATTAGTAAAGGTGATAAAAATTTTGCATGTAATGTATgtggaaaatgttttttctaTTTGTGTGTTCTTCGTCAGCATCAGAAATACCACACACCAGCAGAGGCCCAGCCTGAGACTGGGCATCAATTTATAACCACTGATTCTGCAAAGAGCAGTTTATCTTTCAGAGATGTTAAGGAGTCTTTTTCCAGTGAAGCCCATCACCATGCTAGTTCCTCAGacgttgatgatgatgatgccaAGAAACTGGAGCTGCCCACCCTTCTTGGTGTACAATTGTCAGAGGAACCCATCAAACCTATCAGTCCATCAGAACATAGTTCTACCGTCTCATTCAAAATGATCAAAACCAAAGAAGACAAGCCGAAGATGAAATATCAGTGCTCTCACTGCCAAAAGACATTTGTTAATATAAGAGGTGTTCGTGCACACAAATGGCAGAAGCACAGAAGGGTTCGAGGACGTCCGCCTGGAAGTGCTTATAGTGGCACAAAACCATTGTCTTGCTCAGGATGTGCAAAACGCTACAGCTCTCACGGAGCACTCTATAATCATGAAAGGACTTGTAGTGCATTTACTGATGAGAAAAAACAAGTTAGACCCATAAAAACACAGCTAGTTGAAGGGCTGTCATTACTACCTCGTCCTATAGAGTCCGCTGCAAAATGTCTCTATAAATGTCATAAATGTGGCAAGGCTTTCCCCAGTGAGGCTCAACTTCACACACATAAGGAGGCCGCAAGGACCCGACCTCACTCTTGTGCACTCTGCTGCCGTGGATACTGGACTGAAAGTCAGCTTCAGCAGCATCTTGCTTGGCATGACGAAGTACGTAGACGTCTCCCAACTGAACTCCGCTACAGGCTTAATGCATCTTCAGTGTCTGGGCCTGTAACTAAACTGCAAGCTTCTGCATGTTCCATTGGTGCAAACTACGAGCCCCAGACTAAGATATCCCCAGCTGCTAATATGCAATCATACAATCATCACACATCATCTACAAATGCACTTGAGCAGCACCAGGTTGTCTATGCAGATGAAGGGCCTTATAATTGCACCCTTTGCCCACAGACTTTTGGTGAGATTAGAGATCTGATTGATCATCATCAAGAGTGTTTAGGTGATAAAGAGCGAAGAGTTAGTAGTCTACCTGCTGCTTCacaaaatgatgatgatggccTCACTTGTATTGagtgtggaatttcttttgacCAGGAAAATGACTTGCATCAGCATTATATTGAACATGCACGTGGAGTGTTTTGA